TGGAGACTGCTGAACGTGATCGCGCACTGGTTCTGATTCTGTGCCATCGCCGCGGTGTTTGAGCCGTCGCCAAACACATCGACGAAGTTGATGCCACCCCCGGTCACACCGAGCACGGCCACCGCCTGAGCATCGTTCTGATCGACGTTCATCCGGTTTCCGTTCGAAGCGGCCCAGATGGCCGCACGACAGCGGGCCTTGTTACCGAACTGCGGGTTGTTGAGTTCCCATGCCCGCTCACCAATGGCAATCGTGTTCGACGTTCCGTCGGTCACATCCCGCATACGAACTTTGCTGTTGCGGCGGAACAGCCCGCTCCGGTCGGCATTGGCATCCGGAGACCGAGGGGTCGTCTTTGCACCCGACGTGCCGATGTCGGCGTCATCCGGGCCGAGCATGCCGACGTAGTTTGAGATCGTTCGATTTCCGCGGCGGTTGTTGAGGTCCGGAGCCGCATCGGAAGGACAGCGATAGGTGTCGATCATTGATGTTCTCAACAGCTGGTTAGCCCCGGCGAAGTCGTCCGCATCCGTACTGCCATCGGAGATTTCGAGAGCGTCGTAGAGTGAGCCCTGTTCGATGAAGGGAAGGATGTAAGCTCCCCAGGCCCACTTCACCTGATTACCGGAAAGCGTGTTGGCTGGGGGTGTTCCTGGACCTTGTCCCAGAACGTAACCCGGCGGGAAGACACGGTGGGTGTCGTGATAGTTATGAAGCGCCAGGCCGATCTGCTTGAGGTTGTTCTTGCAGGAGCTGCGGCGGGCGGCTTCGCGAGCCTGCTGCACGGCTGGAAGCAGCAAGGCAACCAGAATGGCGATGATCGCGATGACCACCAGGAGTTCGATGAGGGTGAAGGCGTAACGCTGCCTGGGATGAGCCATGGGAATTCCTTTCGACGTCGGAGCAATGAAGGTCGCGCATTCGGGGCAATAAAGGGTGACCAAGGCACAAACGAATGCGGTCGCGACGGGGGGGTGTCGCTCGACCTTAGTACATCTGGATGCAGGATTCAAGATCGCTTATTCGAATGGAGAACGATTCGCAGTTGCCTGACAAGGACTCTCAATCGAGGTCTCGAGAGGCAAACAGAACGTCGGCTCCCTGATGTGGAGCGGATCATTCTCCGAGGCCAGCGTACAAACGTCTTTCGACCGGAAGCGATCTGGAGCAAATTCAAAATCCGACAGCTGGCGCTTGCAGGAGCAAACTCTTAGCGGCAGTGATTGCAGCCCGCGAGACTGCAGGAGAGAAGCACGAAAACGCTCTAGAAGTCTCCGACAACCTGACCATCCGACCGATGGGACAGACGTTCGAAGGTACTGTCGACGGTGTTCGTGGTGTCGGGCAGGTTGTGAATGTTCTCGCTCAGGAAGTGAACCGAGCCATCGAGGAACAGGAACTGGGCTCCGCCGGAATGCCGACTGCTGAAAGCGATGGCACACTGATTCTGGTCCTGTGACTGAATCGCGGTGTTCGCTCCGTCGCCGAAAACATCGACAACGTTGATTCCGCCGCCAGTTGTTCCCAGAACCGCAGCCGCCTCGGCGTCGTTCTGATCGACGTTCATCCTGTTCCCGTTCGAAGCCGCCCAGATCGCTGCGCGACAACGAGCTTTGTTCCCGAACTCTGGATTATGCAATTCCCAGGCCCGCTCGCCGATCGCGATGGTGTTGGAGGTCCCATCCGTCACATCCCGCATCTGTGTTCTGCTGTTGGCGCGAAAGATGCCACCCCGGTCACTGAATGCATCCGGCGCTCGGGGCGTCACCATCGTTCCCGTCGGACCGATATCGCCATCGTCCGGACCATACATACCGACGTAATTAGAAAGCGTACGGCTGGCCCGTGATGTATTCAGGTCCGGAGCCGTATCCGACGGGCAGCGGTACGTCTCGACAGAAGACGTTCTGAGTAACTGATTGGCGCCAGCGAAATCATCGACGTCAGTCCGTGCGTCCGCAATTTCGAGAGCGTCGTACAGCGAGCCCTTCTCGACGAAGGGCAGAATATGAGCTCCCCAGGCCCACTTCCCCTGATCGACGAGCGGCGCATTCGCCGGCGGAGTGCCGGGACCACGCCCCAGAACGTAACCAGGAGGAAAGACGCCGTGCGTGTCGTGATAGTTGTGAAGCGCCAGGCCGATCTGCTTGAGGTTGTTCTTGCACGAACTCCGCCGAGCCGCCTCGCGCGCCTGCTGAACCGCAGGGAGCAGCAGCGCGACCAGGACTGCGATGATCGCAATGACGACCAGCAGTTCAATCAGGGTGAACGCAGGGCGGTGCCCGCGGGGCCGCTTGGATAGTCTCATGGTTTTGGAGGCTGATTTCAGCCGTCGCTGAGAGGGATGGCGAGTGTACGGATTCTCGGCCGGGCTCGGAGGCTCGTCGACCTTAGTTCATCTCGAAATCTGGTTCAAGACGATTGTGGAGCGCGGCCTGCGACGCAAACCGAGCGTCGTGGCGGCTCTTTACTCGACATGAGAACATCCGGAACAGCGGTAAGCAAGAAAAAAAACGCACCGGCCGGTGACCGATGCGTTCTCACGTTATTCAGACGAACATGCGCTTCCACGCCGAGAGATCGGAGAACGATCCGCTTCAGAACTCCCCGACGACCTGTCCATCCGACCGATGAGCCAGCCGCTCGAAGGTGCTGTCGATGGTGTTGCTGGCGTCTGGTTTGTGGTCCAGGTTCTCCGAAAGGAAACGAACGGAGCCGTCCATCAGAAGGAATTGAGCTCCCCCTGAATGCATGCTGTTGTAGCCGATGGCGCAGACGTTTTCCGTGGTCTGAGTGGCACCGAAGGTATCCACCTTGTTGATCCCGGTTGCGGTCACGGCCATGACGGCGGATCCCTTGGCGCGGTTCGAAGTCGAATTGAAGTTGTGGTTGCCGTTGGCGTTGCCGGCATTCACTCCGGCCCAGACGCCGGCATCACAACGGGCCTTGCCGTTGTTGATGTTCAGTTCCCAGGCCCGCTCGCCAATCCCGATGGTATTCGAGGTGCCATCGGTGATGTCGCGCATTTTCGTTTTTGTGTTGGCGGCGAACATGCCGTCGCGGTCGGTGTGAGAGGTTGGCGAATCAGGCTGTGTCGGCGTGAGTGCCGTGTTGACGTCTCCATTGTCAGCCATGTAGTTGGCGACATAGTTGGACGTGGAACGGTTGCCCCGGCGGTTGTTCATATCGGGAGCGGGATCTGAAGGGCACCGATACGTGCTGATAATGCTGGTCCCGGCCAGCCCGGAGGGGCCGTCGAAGTCATCGAGGTCGTTATTGCCGTTGGAAACCTCCATGGCGTCATACAACGTGCCCTGTTCAACGAAGGGAAGCAGGTGTGTTGCCCAGCCCCATTTGTTCTCCTGCCCCACTGCTCCAACCCGGTGGATGTACCCCGGCGGGAAGACACGATAGGTCTCGTGATAGTTGTGCAGAGCCAGGCCGATCTGCTTCAGATTGTTCTTGCAGGAGCTCCTTCTGGCGGCTTCCCGAGCCTGCTGGACCGCTGGGAGGAGCAGGGCAACTAGGATCGCAATAATTGCGATCACGACAAGAAGTTCAATCAGCGTGAACCCTCGCCTTGTCTTGAGAATCATCGTGGTGTCCTTTGCAGAATGTGAAAGAATGGAGATCACCAGGCCCCGGCGCGGAATCACGCCGGGAGACACGCCGCCGATGAAAGTTGCGATTGCAGGAAGAGAGTCAATACTCGGACGAGCGGTCGATTTCCAGTAATTTAACGACCGCTGTTTTGGTTGTGTCTGGAAATCTGTACGCTGGGTGCAAATTTTCATGAAATTCGTCGCGTATGGGAAATCGGTCAGCTCTTGAGTAAATTCAAAATTCGACCGCAGGCGTTTGCAGGAGCAAACGCAGCATGGCAAGAGACTGGCGCCGATGCGACTGCAGGAGACGCATGAAAATGCTCCAAACGGAATCTGGGCGGGCTCCAAAGGCAGAGAGAATTTTGCCGAGAGCGAAGGTGGTCTCACCGAAGCAGTGTGGACCAATGGAAAGCAGGTCGCTGGCGAAGCGGAGAATGGGCATCTACCAACAAAAAAAGACCCCAGGAAAAATCCTGAGGTCTTAAGATGCAGAGGTGCGAGCGGGATTCGAACCCGCGAATAATGGATTTGCAATCCATCGCCTTAGGCCACTTGGCTACCGCACCGTTTTCTTCTTAACTCCGTCGTCCCTCTGGGTTTCTGGAGTCAGTCACCGTTGTTAGCGGGACAATATAGTTATCGGAGATCTTCCCTTCCGACACCAGCGATTTCGTCTGGTTCTCTCAAAAAAGTCGACTCGCTTCTCTGGGAGCGGAGGCGGCTTTCAAGGAGGGACGCCGTAACTGACCGGCACGCGTTTTATAGCACAGAGAAGTTGGTCAAGGCAAGCAAACTATTCCGTCATTTGAACAGTCAGATGAGAGCGGCAGAATGCCTCGGTCAGCGGCCATGGAAAATCTTGTCGGACGCGGGTACCATCAGACATTGGATCCCGGCATCGATGGACACGAGCAGCCGGTCGATCCCGCTTTCTGCTCACCGTGGAGCCTGAAAATCGCCTTCATCAGCCTGACCCCGTCATCGAACTGGCGGTCAGGGCTGCCTCTCTTACAGTATCAGGACAACTTATTTCATGATCGATGTCGATTCCACAAACCCTGCTCTGGATGCTGCTGACAACGAACAAACTCTGGTCGACCGTGCTCGCGGAGCTCTGTCGAACTGCAACTGGGTCGTCGGGGAATGCGCGGGGCAGTGGACGGAGAAATATGCGCGTGGTCGGACCGATGCCGACTTCGGAAATCTGATCGGGCTGTCTGCGGACCAGGTCTATCAGCGGCGTCGGGTCTGGGAAACGTTTCACGACGTCCAGGCTGAATATCCCGCTCTGAAATGGTCCCACTTTTATGTCGCACTGAACTGGGATGACGCCCCGGAGTGTCTGTCCTGGGCGCAAGAGAATGAAGCCACCGTGGCGGAGATGCGGGCCTGGCGACGTTCTGTGCATGGCGAAGATCTGACCGCCGAACCCGATCCCAATTCGCTGCAGTTGCTCGACTACAATCCGACGGATGTCCGGCACCCTTCCGAGTTTGCCGGTGTCGCCGGCGGCGGCGAGTCGGATGCACCGTTCGAAGCGACTGGTTCTTATTCCGGCGAGCGTGAGCAGACGCCTTATTCGCCGTATCGCAAGGACGCCCGGGGAGATTTTCAGGGAGCCGAAGGGGAAGAGCATGCGACAGCAGCACGTCCAGCCGCTCCGGCGGAGCAGGATTCTCCCTTGAGAACCGTGAAGCGGGCCCTGAGTTCACTGCGACGGGCTGAGCAGCAGCTTTCAGAGCTGACCGAAGAGGATTACCAGGAGCTCTCTCCGGAAACGATCAATCAACTTTGGGATCTCTACGATGATCTCGGTCGCGCGATCAAGCGACGGGACTAAGTAGCACGAGGGGGCAGCTGATCCCGCGTTTTGCGTTGCCGCGAGGTGATGACTGGTATCTGAGCGGGAACCGTCTATCTTGAGAGATGGAAACTCCTCCATCGACTTTTGCGAGCCGCTCAACCAGAAACGGAATCAGACCGGGAAACGCCGCCATGTCAGGGGAAGAATACAGACAACCGCCAGCAAACGGCTCGCGGAATGAAAAGCCGTCCGCGCTGCAGGTGAATGGCTGGCTTGTTCTGGCGCTGCTGATCTGTGGTGGGGCGTTCGCCATGCGCGAAATCTATCGCGGTCCGCTGCCACTCTTCAGTCCCGACGCGGAGTCACGCCCAGTCACGCCTCGCGGGGATCTCGCGGAAGATGAGAAGACGACGATCGAGATCTTCAATGAGGCCTCGCGGTCGGTCGTGCATGTGATGACCGCTGATGTGGCCATGAATCGCAGCACATTGGCGATTATGGAATCTCCCAAAGGCTCCGGCACCGGTTTCATCTGGGACGATCGGGGTTACATCATCACGAATTATCATGTCGTGCATGAAGCGTCGCGGTTTCGCGTGACCATGGCTGATAATACGTCGCATACCGCGGTGCTGGTCGGGGCGGATCCTTCCCAGGACATCGCCGTGATGCGCATCGACCCGCGACGTCTTCGCCTGGCCCCTTTGAAGCTGGGGAAGTCGTCCGATCTTCAGGTCGGGCAGAAAGTTTTCGCGATCGGAAGCCCGTTCGGACTCGATCAGACGCTCACAGTGGGGGTGATCAGCGGATTGGGCCGGGAGATTCAGGCACTCAATGGCCGGATGATCCGGGACGTGATTCAGACCGACGCCGCGATTAATCCGGGGAACTCTGGCGGACCTCTGCTCGACAGCGCCGGGCTACTGATCGGCATCAACACAGCAATCTACAGTCCGACGGGAACGTCTGCGGGAATTGGCTTCGCGGTTCCGGCGGACATTCTCAATCGCATCGTTCCCCAGCTGATTCGGGATGGCAAAGTTGTCCGGGCGGGGCTGGGGATCTATATCTACGATGATTCCACCGTTCGCCGACGCCTCGAACGGGAAGGGGTTCTCATTCGTGGCGTGGCGCCCGGCAGTGTGGCCGAGCAAGCCGGGCTGCAGGGAACACGATACGATGAGAATGGAGATCTTGTGCTGGGAGACTTGATCGTGCGGATCGATGAAACGCCAATCGCCTCTCAGAACGACCTGTTTGATCTGCTTGATCAGCACGAGATCGGTGAGACCGTCGAAGTTGAGATCGTCCGTGACGGAAAGTCGTTGACCCGAGAGGTCGAACTTCAGCTGATTCAATAAGCGCGGAGAATCGGCCGGCCGACACGCATCCGCATCGGCGCTGGAAGAGAAGTTCTCTCTGGTGCCGAACGTTGCTGCGACCTGGGCCAAATCCAAAGTTCGAGTGCAGGCGTTTGCAGGAGCCAACTCAGCATGACGGGGAATTGGCAACCGTGCGACTGCAGGGGAGGCATGGAGTGCTTTAAAGCGGCAATCCAGCCCGCGAGAACCTGGGCCGTTCGCGGGATGGTGTCGCCGTTCTCTCCGCAGAGGCCTGCGTTTCGAACCGGAACTAGCTCGTCCAGGAACAGTCGGTCAAGCGATCCGTTCTAGCGAGGGAGGCGGTAAAACCCGTCGTTAGCGGTCACGCACTCCTCAGTCGGGGTGTCGTCGACCTGGACGTAAACTTCGCCGTCTTGAACATCGAGAATAGTGACTGTGTAGCCGTCGATCTGAACGGTCTGTCCTACCTCTAATTCGATATGCAGCACTGAATGGCTCCCGATGACAACTTGTCGATAGTGTGTGTGAGAGAGGGATTCAGAGGATCTGAAAGGTAGAGGACAGCGTTTGTCCGCCATCGATCAGTCGAGATTGCGGAGCGGATGGTAGCACCAGCTTTGCGGTTTGACAATTCCAATTCGATGATTGGCGAATCATCGACGAAAGTTATCTGCGGGCAATGCGATCACTCTCCGTGAACGCCTAAAAAACAGGGAGAAACACTCCATTGCGGGCAAACCAACAGTCGTTGAAACGTCTGTTGGTTTGCCGCGTTCGAGAGGGCTTCGAGCGGTTGCTGGAGCCGTTTCCGGGTGGAGCCCTCCCGTCCGCGGGAGGTTCTGCTTGTCGCTGAGAACCTCGTGCGCGGACATCCGGTCGGGCGATGGCTCGAGAGCAATCAAAATTCGACTGCAGGCTTTCGCAGGAGCAGCATGAAAATGTTCTAGCGCTCAATTCCCGGCACCGGGAAGGCGGAAGCGAACTCCCGGATCTCCTGTTGAACATCATTGATGACTTTGTCGTCCTCAACATTCTTCAACACCTTCAGGATCCATTCACCGACTTTCTTCATGTCGTCGGTTCCCATCCCACGGGTGGTCAGGGCAGCGGTCCCGATGCGGATCCCGCTGGGGTCGAGCGGTTTGCGGGGATCGTAAGGAATCATGTTCTTGTTGACCGTGATTCCAGCTCGGTCCAGTGCTTTCTCGGCCACCTTGCCGGTCGTTCCGATGGAAGTCACGTCGGTCAGCATCAGGTGATTGTCGGTCCCGCCGGAAGCGAGCTTCAATCCGCCGGCCATCAGTGTTTCGGCCAGCGTTTTAGCGTTGGCCACGATCTGTTTCGCATAAGTCTTGAAGTTGTCTTCCAGGGCTTCGCCGAAGCAGACAGCTTTGGCGGCCACAACGTGCATCAGTGGCCCACCCTGCAGACCCGGGAAGACAGTCCGGTTGATGTCCTTGGCGTACTCTTCACGACAGAGAATGAATCCGGAACGGGGACCACGCAGTGTCTTGTGCGATGTCGACGTGACAAAGTCGGCGTGCGGGACGGGGCTGTTATGAATGCCGCCGGCGACGAGACCAGAGTAGTGGGCCATGTCGACCATCAGCTTGGCGCCGA
The sequence above is a segment of the Rubinisphaera margarita genome. Coding sequences within it:
- a CDS encoding DUF1559 domain-containing protein; amino-acid sequence: MAHPRQRYAFTLIELLVVIAIIAILVALLLPAVQQAREAARRSSCKNNLKQIGLALHNYHDTHRVFPPGYVLGQGPGTPPANTLSGNQVKWAWGAYILPFIEQGSLYDALEISDGSTDADDFAGANQLLRTSMIDTYRCPSDAAPDLNNRRGNRTISNYVGMLGPDDADIGTSGAKTTPRSPDANADRSGLFRRNSKVRMRDVTDGTSNTIAIGERAWELNNPQFGNKARCRAAIWAASNGNRMNVDQNDAQAVAVLGVTGGGINFVDVFGDGSNTAAMAQNQNQCAITFSSLHSGGAQFLLLDGSVRFLSENIDNEADNTNTVDSTYERLADRKDGQVVGEF
- a CDS encoding DUF1559 domain-containing protein → MRLSKRPRGHRPAFTLIELLVVIAIIAVLVALLLPAVQQAREAARRSSCKNNLKQIGLALHNYHDTHGVFPPGYVLGRGPGTPPANAPLVDQGKWAWGAHILPFVEKGSLYDALEIADARTDVDDFAGANQLLRTSSVETYRCPSDTAPDLNTSRASRTLSNYVGMYGPDDGDIGPTGTMVTPRAPDAFSDRGGIFRANSRTQMRDVTDGTSNTIAIGERAWELHNPEFGNKARCRAAIWAASNGNRMNVDQNDAEAAAVLGTTGGGINVVDVFGDGANTAIQSQDQNQCAIAFSSRHSGGAQFLFLDGSVHFLSENIHNLPDTTNTVDSTFERLSHRSDGQVVGDF
- a CDS encoding DUF1559 domain-containing protein, whose amino-acid sequence is MILKTRRGFTLIELLVVIAIIAILVALLLPAVQQAREAARRSSCKNNLKQIGLALHNYHETYRVFPPGYIHRVGAVGQENKWGWATHLLPFVEQGTLYDAMEVSNGNNDLDDFDGPSGLAGTSIISTYRCPSDPAPDMNNRRGNRSTSNYVANYMADNGDVNTALTPTQPDSPTSHTDRDGMFAANTKTKMRDITDGTSNTIGIGERAWELNINNGKARCDAGVWAGVNAGNANGNHNFNSTSNRAKGSAVMAVTATGINKVDTFGATQTTENVCAIGYNSMHSGGAQFLLMDGSVRFLSENLDHKPDASNTIDSTFERLAHRSDGQVVGEF
- a CDS encoding S1C family serine protease, yielding MSGEEYRQPPANGSRNEKPSALQVNGWLVLALLICGGAFAMREIYRGPLPLFSPDAESRPVTPRGDLAEDEKTTIEIFNEASRSVVHVMTADVAMNRSTLAIMESPKGSGTGFIWDDRGYIITNYHVVHEASRFRVTMADNTSHTAVLVGADPSQDIAVMRIDPRRLRLAPLKLGKSSDLQVGQKVFAIGSPFGLDQTLTVGVISGLGREIQALNGRMIRDVIQTDAAINPGNSGGPLLDSAGLLIGINTAIYSPTGTSAGIGFAVPADILNRIVPQLIRDGKVVRAGLGIYIYDDSTVRRRLEREGVLIRGVAPGSVAEQAGLQGTRYDENGDLVLGDLIVRIDETPIASQNDLFDLLDQHEIGETVEVEIVRDGKSLTREVELQLIQ
- a CDS encoding serine hydroxymethyltransferase: MHENDLPRFSKLQQQDSQVFQCLEHEMGRQKDGLELIASENYTSAAIQEIVGSVLTNKYAEGYPGRRYYGGCEYVDDVETLAIERAKKLFGAEHVNVQPHAGSQANMGVFMTVLQPGDTFLAMDLAHGGHLTHGMHLNFSGTLYNPVHYGVRESDHRIDYDQVAKLAREHKPKMIIAGASAYPREIDHARFGEIAKEVGAKLMVDMAHYSGLVAGGIHNSPVPHADFVTSTSHKTLRGPRSGFILCREEYAKDINRTVFPGLQGGPLMHVVAAKAVCFGEALEDNFKTYAKQIVANAKTLAETLMAGGLKLASGGTDNHLMLTDVTSIGTTGKVAEKALDRAGITVNKNMIPYDPRKPLDPSGIRIGTAALTTRGMGTDDMKKVGEWILKVLKNVEDDKVINDVQQEIREFASAFPVPGIER